The Gimibacter soli genome includes a region encoding these proteins:
- the purC gene encoding phosphoribosylaminoimidazolesuccinocarboxamide synthase, with protein MSRRNKIYEGKAKILYEGPEPGTIIQYFKDDATAFNNQKKGTLSGKGVVNNHISEYIFAALGNIGIPTHFVRRMSMREQLVKAVEIIPVEVIVRNVAAGGLSKRLGIEEGTPLPRPLVEFCFKSDELGDPLIAEEHVLTFGWASEDELDDITHYALRVNDFMSGLFAGIGIRLIDFKLEFGRLYEGEEVMTVLADEISPDGCRLWDMKTGEKLDKDRFRRDLGGEMEAYMEVARRLGILPSADITELAEHQQKKEG; from the coding sequence AAGATTTACGAAGGCAAAGCCAAGATCCTGTATGAAGGCCCCGAGCCGGGCACGATCATCCAGTATTTCAAGGATGACGCCACCGCATTCAACAACCAGAAAAAGGGCACGCTTTCGGGCAAGGGCGTGGTGAACAACCACATCTCCGAATATATCTTCGCCGCCCTTGGCAACATCGGCATCCCGACTCACTTCGTGCGCCGTATGTCGATGCGGGAACAGCTGGTGAAAGCGGTCGAGATCATCCCCGTGGAAGTGATCGTCCGCAACGTTGCCGCCGGTGGCCTCTCCAAGCGCCTCGGGATCGAGGAAGGCACGCCGCTGCCCCGCCCGCTCGTTGAGTTCTGCTTCAAGTCGGACGAGCTTGGCGACCCGCTGATCGCCGAAGAGCATGTGCTGACCTTCGGCTGGGCTTCGGAAGACGAGCTTGACGACATCACCCATTATGCCCTGCGCGTGAACGATTTCATGTCCGGCCTCTTCGCCGGCATCGGCATCCGCCTCATCGACTTCAAGCTGGAGTTCGGCCGCCTTTACGAAGGCGAGGAAGTCATGACTGTGCTGGCTGATGAAATCAGCCCCGATGGCTGCCGCCTGTGGGACATGAAAACGGGCGAGAAGCTCGACAAGGACCGTTTCCGCCGCGATCTCGGCGGTGAAATGGAAGCCTATATGGAAGTGGCCCGCCGCCTCGGCATCCTGCCGAGCGCCGACATCACCGAACTTGCCGAACACCAGCAGAAGAAGGAAGGCTGA
- the purQ gene encoding phosphoribosylformylglycinamidine synthase subunit PurQ: MKSAVIVFPGSNCDRDMAVALEKVTGKKPEMVWHQSADFEKVDFIALPGGFSYGDYLRCGAMSARSTVMKEVIKRAEAGVPVLGVCNGFQVLTETGLLPGALMRNASLHFVCRDVELEVANDASLFTNGYTAGSNITIPVAHHDGNYYADKETLDALEGEGQVAFRYAEDINGAQRRIAGVLNKKGNVLGMMPHPERMIEPALGGSDGRVLFESVMNRLG; the protein is encoded by the coding sequence ATGAAATCCGCGGTCATCGTCTTTCCCGGTTCGAACTGCGACCGGGATATGGCCGTCGCCCTTGAAAAGGTGACGGGTAAAAAACCTGAAATGGTCTGGCACCAGTCGGCCGATTTCGAGAAGGTCGACTTCATCGCCCTGCCCGGCGGTTTCTCCTACGGCGACTATCTGCGCTGCGGCGCCATGTCAGCACGTTCGACCGTCATGAAAGAGGTCATCAAGCGCGCCGAAGCCGGTGTTCCGGTCCTCGGCGTCTGCAACGGTTTCCAGGTTCTGACTGAAACCGGCCTCCTGCCGGGTGCGCTGATGCGCAACGCCAGCCTCCATTTCGTGTGCCGCGATGTGGAACTGGAAGTGGCGAACGACGCCAGCCTCTTCACCAACGGCTACACCGCCGGCAGCAACATCACCATCCCGGTCGCGCACCATGACGGCAACTATTATGCCGACAAGGAAACGCTCGATGCCCTCGAAGGCGAAGGTCAGGTTGCCTTCCGCTATGCCGAGGATATCAATGGCGCCCAGCGCCGCATCGCCGGTGTGCTGAACAAAAAAGGCAACGTGCTTGGCATGATGCCGCACCCCGAGCGGATGATCGAACCCGCGCTCGGCGGCTCCGACGGCCGCGTCCTGTTCGAATCCGTCATGAACCGTCTGGGCTGA
- the purS gene encoding phosphoribosylformylglycinamidine synthase subunit PurS, whose product MKARIHVTLKNGVLDPQGKAIEHALGNMGFDGVEAARQGKYIELDLAAGTSKEAVDEMCRKLLANTVIENYSIELE is encoded by the coding sequence ATGAAAGCCCGTATTCACGTTACCCTCAAGAATGGCGTTCTGGACCCCCAGGGCAAAGCCATCGAACACGCACTCGGCAACATGGGTTTTGACGGCGTCGAAGCCGCCCGCCAGGGCAAATATATCGAGCTGGACCTCGCGGCAGGCACCTCCAAGGAAGCGGTTGACGAGATGTGCCGCAAGCTGCTCGCCAACACGGTGATCGAAAACTACAGCATCGAGCTGGAGTAA